CAAACATAAATCCCAGAGATTAAACTATATAGTGTTtagaaaaattcaaaagaaaaaatagtaaagaaaagggattatgctccgaaaaaaTACCCCCAGAATTTCACAACTGACCATGACAAGAAATTAAGATCAAATGCCAATTCTAGGAAAGTTTCATTGTTACACCTTTTCTTCGTCGCATATCTCATCTGCAATACAAGTCAGTAAACATAGAATTGACGCAAAAACAGAGATGACCAATCAAGCATTGCCTACACAACCTTGAACACGCATTGGATCATTACACGCCATTTGCAGCAACAGTGACACCAGCATCAACAACAGCAGCTGCTGACGGCGATGAAGCTAAAAGAGTCCCTCGATATCAATGATCTCAAAACCGCTGTCGGTGACCGTTCCTTGGCTTCCACGGTGGCCTAGGAACGTCGAGGCAGGGCACCCAGTGCTGCTGGTGCCTGGTGTGCTATGAAACTATGCCAAAAAAGCGAGATGCTCCGAGGATGTTCCTAGTTGATATCTGTCACACATTCACTGTAGCACGCATCACGCATGTCAGTGCATGACAAGAACACAGCTTCGGGAAGTGGCTTCGCAAAAGAAAACTTCTAGCATGCATCATGCCACGTCCTGGGCTGACAGGCCAAACGCTGAGCTAGATGTTGGGTTGGACCGGAGGCCCACTCGGCTGGAAGGCAATGTGTGCATAAGAGGCTTCACAAGGAGACATCAGGATTACCATTTTCTTCCTCGCACTCTCCCTCCTCTTCAACCCTGGTTCTTCTTCCCCTGTTATAGCTTCTCTTCCCAGTCTCACTTACCTCTTTGTACCTAGTCTAGAGTGTTGCGTCTCTCTCTATGTTCTAATTTTCTTTCAATTTGTATATATGCACTTGTGGAACTGGTTGGAGTTTGCAATACAGGCATTCAGTTGAGTGGATTGAGTGTTCTGTGATTGAATTGGTTGTGTGCTCAAGCAGGAACGTGAAACATCAGCTGTGTGGTTCATTGTTCAAGCTCTCATTATTTCCTTCCCTGAAACTCTGTTCTGAGATGTTCATGATGCTTGTATAGCCCAAGAACTTTCACGCCTTAATCCATGGGAGATTAGAGGCGGTAGAGAAGCGGCAATGAAGCGGAGTGGTGGACGTGGCAGGGTGTCGTCCCTCTGATCACGGCGGCCATTTCGTGTGCTCCGCCTGCCTTCCCATCGCCGCTCGAGGGGCGAAGGAGGGTGTCTGCCAGCCTGACCGTTGTCGGTTGTCCTCCAGCAATGACGGCTCTGTTCCTTCTGACGATGGAGACGGTGAGTTTGACGGTTGGCTCGCTAGTGGCATGGATCACTCTGGCCTGTCAGTAGGGAGGCGGCTATTGATCCTACCGTTGCTAGGTCCAGCAGCGTGGACCACCTCGCGGGGAGGTGGCCATTTCTATGATGTTCGCTGGGCGAACCATGCTCTTCCCCCATCGAGCTCTGTGAAGATCTCCTTCGGATCCGTCTGTGTCTTGCCTCCCAAGGCAACCTGTCTGGTGCCCCCAGAGGGCGCAGGGGGGGCCATGTCACAGGCGGCCACCTTTCGGGGCATCTCAGGGTGGGCAGCTGGACCCCATGGCTATCTCTATCTCTGCCCGTGACGAGTGCTTTCCTAGGGACTTTGACCCTATGGTGGAGGAGTGCCTTCCCCGAGAAAGACCAGGGGTCCTCACCTAGGCTCTGCCAGTGCGCACTTGACACGTCTCATTGGTGTACTCGATGCGTCCTAAGATTCCCAAGTCTCGTGAGTGTTTTGGACAGTTTGAGGTTGTTGACGCCAATAGATCTGACCCCCACGTGGAGATGGATCACTCCACTGCTTCCCCGCCTCCAAAGGACCGTGGACTTCGGCCCGCTTTACATTCCACTTCATGAAGCCTAGCGTCATGGACCGGATCGTGGCTCAGCAACCAGGTCTGTTGTCGGACAGCCAACAGGAGTCCAAGGAATCACCCTCGGCATGGCATTGCTGTCCATGCTGCCCCTGCGGCTAGCGCCCTAGCTCTAGATGATAGGTTGGCCTGAAGGCATGTAGGCCTGCATAGGGAGCTCCTTGATGCACTCCTTCCTTCATGGCCTCGCTAGGGAGATTCCTGCTCAACTCATGACACCTCCAAGAAGGTTTTCTTAGGTGCCTGCTTCAGACTGGGGCCCCAGGAGGAGTGACCGCTTGGCTACCCAGAACCGGCTTTCATCCGTGCTGCCATCCAAACATGGGAGGTCTTGCTAATACGCCGTCTTGGCCTAATCAAGGATGGTGAGTCTATCTCGCCGCAGCTCCACTAGGCCTATCTTCGGATCTTCGAGCAGCCTTTGTCTAAACAGCACATTCAAGCTATCCGGGAGGTTTTCTCCTATCAAGGCCTTGTATCCAGGGTATCACCACCCTAATCTGTGGCTCTAGCCTGAGCGGCGTCAGCTGGTTGTCATAATTATGGATGGATATCTTCAACATTCTCAGTTGGAATGTCCATGGCCTTAATTGTGAGGCCCGTCGAAATGTTGTTTGAACTATGATCGCAGACCATAATGCGTCAGTTTTATGCTTGATTGAGACGAAGCTGGAGAACTTTACCCCTTATCTAATTAACAAAAATTGCAGCCCTGCCATTTTTGGGTATTCCTTCTTACCTGCCACTAATACTCTGGGTGGTGTGCTTATCGCGTGTAGACATCCGCTATCCTTAACTGTTGTCCAAGTGGACAAATTCTCTGTTTTCATCCACATTTCCTCACAAGCGTCCAGCAATTTCTTCATACAACAGTCTACAAGCTTAACGATGATGGTCTTAAGGACGTTTTCCTTGCCGAGATCACTAATGTCCGTGCGCGGCTGCCTAGACCGTGGTTGCTCATCAGAGACTTCAATATGATTGCCTCAGCCATGGATAAGAGCAACGCTAACATTAACAAGCTTTCTATTGCAAGGTTCTACCGCTTCATTGGCGAGCAGGAGCTTTAGGACTTACACGTTTTTGGATGACATTTACACTTGGTCTAACGAGCGGGCTTCTCCCACTCTGGTGAGACTCCACCGTGCCCTGGTATCCTTCGAATGGGATGCCGCTTTTTCCCGATTGCTTCTTGCAAGCGTTGTCCTTGGAATGCTCAAACCATTGTCCCTTACTCCTCTCAACTTCGGTACACATTCATCGAAGGCATTGCTTTCATTTCAAGACCTTCTGGGCTAGGATGCCGAGCTTCCTTCAAGCTGTACAAAAAGGATGGATGTTGAAGGCTGAGGAATTGTCCAAGCCTCCCCTTTTGTGGCTGCATTTCTTGCTCACGCGCGTGGCCAAAGAGCTCCAATGATGGAGCAGTACGACCATTGGCAACATCAAGGAGTAGTTGCTCTTTGCTCATGAGGTCATCCTTCACTTAGAGACTACCCAGGAGCACCGTGCCCTCATGCTGGTGGAGTCTGAGCTCCGCAAAAGGCTCAAGATGTTGTGCTTAGGCTTGGGCTCCCTTGAACGCACAATTGCGAGGAATCGCTCTAGAATTGCTTGGTTGCGGGACGGTGATGCCAACACCAGACTTTTTCACTCTTTTGCCAAGTTCCGCATGCAAAAAAAACTTaatcacctctctctctctctctctctctctctctctctctctctctctctctctctacggCAGTTGTCTCTGTTTCCTCACACTCGGCCATGGAGGACACGTTGTTCACCCATTTTAACTCCATCCTGGGGGCTGCTCCTGCTAGGGACTTCATCATCAACCTGCAAGAGCTTGACATCTCCCCCCTGGACCTGAGCTCACTGGACCAAGCCACTCAATGAGGCGAAAATCCTTGCAACCATTAAGAGCATGCCCCTAAATAAGTCCTCAAGGATCGATGGGTTCACAGTTGAGTTTTACTATGTTGTCTGGGTGGTCATAAAGAATGATATCACTCTAGCCATCAGCGCCTTCGCCATCAGCTATCGTAGAGGCCTCAATCTGCTAAATAATGCACTGGTCACTTTGCTACcgaagaaggaggaggccaccACCGCAACTGATTTCCACCCCATCAGTCTCATAAACAGTGTTGGCAAGCTGATCACAAAGGCCATGGCCCTTTGGCTTACTCCTCGGCTCAATTCACTTGTCTATTGCAGTCAGAGCACTTTCATCACGAGTCACTGCATCCATGACAACTTCAAGTTGGTGCACTCCACTGCAAGGCTACTCAAGAAGATCAAACAACCAAAGATCTTGCTTAAGCTTGACATCTCCAAGGCCTTTGACTCCGTTAACTGGGCCTTCCTCCTGGAAGTCTTGAGGGCGTGGGGGTTCAATCCTCGCTAGTGCTGTTGGATCGGGGCCATTTGAGCTCTTTGACAACCCAGATCCTCCTCACTTACATCCCCGGACCTACCCATGTCCATGTCAGAGGTCTACGACAAGGTgactccctctctcccttcttgTTTGTGATTGTCATGGACATCCTTGCTCGTCTTCTGACTCTGGCCGGTGAGGCGGCGATCCTAGATCCTACGGGGCAAGGTTCTATTATCCATAGCTGCTCCCTCTATGTGGATGATGAGGTTTATTTCTTATTGCCAACTCATCAGGACATCCAAGCTCGTCTTGCCATCCTCAACTTCTTTGGGGCGGTCTCGGGTCTCAGAACTAACATGAAAAAAATGTGTTGTTGTCCCCATCTGTTGTGGCAAGAATGACATCAACACCTTTAATGAGGAACTCCCTTGTGGGTTATCATCTTTCCCAATTCTATACCTTGGAGTCCCTCTGACGGTTGGCTGGTGGACAAGATTGTCGCCAAACTCCCCACTTGGCAAGCCAAGCTGATCTCCAAACCGGGCGTGCCACTCTGGTGCAGTTCGTCATCTCGTCAACCCCATTACACACACTCATCTCCACAGTGGTGCCCCCTTGGATTATCAAGGAAATCGATAAAATTAGGAAGGCCTTCTTGTGTGTAGGTGACAAAACAACGTCAGGTGGACGATGCTCCCTCTCCTGGCCTATGGTCTGCCGACCTTTCGAATACGGTGGCCTCATCATTCAAGACCTTCGGTTGGCTGGCCTGGTTCTTCGACTAAGGTGGTTCTTGTGGCAGCGGTGCGAGCTTTCCAAACCTTGGGCCAACCTTCCCTTGCATCATGAGAAAGAGGTGGTCACTTTGTTCGAAGCTCCAACCAGGTGGGAGGTTGGCAATGGATGCTCCATTCTCTTTTGGTTAGACTCCTGGATCAATGGTGGTTCAATCAAAGCCATTGTGCCTGATCTTTTCAACTGTGTTGCTCCTTTAAACTCGAAGAAAAGGACTGTGAGGGACGCTTTGTAGGGTAGAAAATGGGTCAAAGATATTACAGGTCCGCTATCTGTTCCGGCTATTCTACAATACCTACGAATTTTGTGTCAACTGGAATCTGTCACCCTGAGAAACGTCGAAGACCGGGCAATTTAGAAATGGTCGAGTTCTGGATAATTCTCTTCCAAATCGGCTTACCATGTCTTGTTTCTAGGTTCCATCCATTTTGAGGGCGCTACTTTGTTATGGAAGACATAGGCCCCTCCCAAGGTTAAGTTCTTTGGTTGGTTGGGCCTTCATGGCCAGCTTTGGACGGCAGCGCGAAGGCGACGACATGGACTCCAATCCGATGATTCATGCAGGCACTGCTCGCAGCTACCAGAGACTATAAACCATCTCCTTCTTCACTGCAATTTGGCAAGGGAGGCATGGTGGAAGATCCTGAGGGTTCATGCTCCAGCCTCAGCAACTTCTCTCGATACTTGGTGGCTTGACTTACAAAGTCGTGTTGTCGCTGAGTTGTGCAAAGGATTGGACTTGTTGATCCTTCTCACTTGTTGGAGGATTTAGTATCGTGTAACGACATCATATTCAACAAACACCATATTTCGTCGGACTACTTGGTGGCCCTTATCAGGAACGACATCATTCGGTGGTGCGAGGATGGGGCAAAGAAGTTAGTGATAACCATGGAGCGGCTGCATTGCGTCGGCTCGATTATCTGATTTAGGGCAATCTTTAGGGTACCTAGTTGTTCCTTCGCGTGTAATCTTATAGTTCTGCTTCTTCAGCTTATGATTGTTTTTGTGATCCCCATTTTTTAGGTCATCGTGTAAAATTGTTTCTCATTTCTTCTATTTAATATAAAGATACGTAGCTCTTCTACGTATTACTGGTCCAAGGTATTTCCGAGTACATATACAATTAGAGGCGAGCAATGGAGCATCGTCCCAGAACACGGTTTGGATCATTGCACGCCATTAGCAGCAACGACAACCGCAGCATCAGCAGCCGGTGGCGGAGGTGGCGATAACAAACCCCTGGGACTCGGCGGCCTCAACGACGCCGTTGGCGAGCCGTTCTtcggcttcttcctcctcgtcttCGTCGGCGGCCTTGGGATGTCGGGTTTGCACGGAGCCGAGTCTTGCCGCCCGCCAGTGTTCTCTGAAACTGCGCCGAAAGGCGGCGTGTCTCGAGGCTGCATCTCGAAGTCTGTCGAACAATCAACGTGGACGCATGTCAGTGTATGGCAAGGACACATCATGTGACTAATCGTTGCGCGTGATGGCATGGCATCAGCTTGGCGGATTGTTCAAACGCTGCATGCATCTGCAGCGAAACGGAGCGGTGAACGCGGAACAGGCGCCGACACGCCGCCGAAAGCGGCTTTGTTCGTAGCCTGCCTCGCCGCGGTGGTACGCGGTGGTCAGAAGATGGCCGTGGTCGGATACCAGATCGAGAACCAAACGCGGCAACATGGGCATGACCTATGTGGCCAATTTGCCAATTTTGCTTCTCCATTCTGCTCTCAGGCATTCGCACAAAGCCACCGCTAAGGGCTAAGGCAAACCGAAACCTTTCCTAAAGAAGGCACAGACACCAAACAGAGCAATGGATTTTGTACCGAAAAGCAGGGCGATTGATCGCCGTACCTTGAGAAGCCCAGCAGGTCCCTGTGGATGCTGCAAAGTTGCCCAAGGACGAAAAGTCCGTGGATGCCGTGATGCCGTTCATCTACGAGGATATGCAAGATAACGCAGAATACCAATATATTATGAGCAAGAACGATGGATGAACTAATAAGATATCTACGAGGAGTATTTGGAACAATAAGTTGCGGCAGTGCACTGAATTCAGGTGTGTTTACCCAGCTTGGAGAGGCATTCCCCGCCGAGCTACCCCAGCCGATATGCGCGACATGCTTCACGTCTGTCGGATAACCAATCTCCATCTCATGCTCCTTCACCACTGCAAGAACGATGGATGAAGCAGGCGAGGAAGAAACAAGATGTGTGAAACATAGCTGAGACCTTGTGGCTAGCGTTTGTCCCTGTTCACCATGGTCGCACTTCAGAGTTCACATGTGAAGAAAGATTCACTCACCGAAGATCCGGGAGATGACCTTGAGGCCCTTGAAGATCCCTTTCACCTTGTACGCCATTGGAGATGCTGTCCACAAAGGCACGGCGCCCTTCGGAAACAAGAAGACAGGACTAACAGGCAAGGACAAGCAGTAAGCAACAGCTTCAAAGACTTTTTTTGGCCCCTGACAAGGATGTACCAACCGGATTTTGTGACTCTGAAGAATGAAACATCTTGCGCATAATGATGGATTGGTGATATATGTATGCAAAAGCGTTGATCTGCAAACCTCAAGAGAGTTGTTGGCGATGTTGATGCTCCTCCTTAGTTTACTTGCTTCTATTGAAAGATTTGGAGTGAACAACAATTCTGTCATCATTCGTGATTATTTTGTTATGGTCTACTGCAATTCTAGTCTTACATTGAAAAATTTGGAGATCATCGTGGAATGTTATGTCAGAATCATCGTGGAACTCTGTcaactctttttcattgtaACTACGACAGCacaattttctagatttaataGTTGACGGCAGACTGCAGAACTATATGTTCAGGCATATTATCAAAACTGATTTAGTGACAATATTAGATTTAAGGAATGTAATTAGTATGCTAAACAAAAAAACTATTGTAAGGCATAGCGACAGGAATATTCTGAACAAATTATGTATTCAAAAGTTAAAGC
This genomic window from Phragmites australis chromosome 7, lpPhrAust1.1, whole genome shotgun sequence contains:
- the LOC133923665 gene encoding CRIB domain-containing protein RIC11-like, coding for MAYKVKGIFKGLKVISRIFVVKEHEMEIGYPTDVKHVAHIGWGSSAGNASPSWMNGITASTDFSSLGNFAASTGTCWASQDFEMQPRDTPPFGAVSENTGGRQDSAPCKPDIPRPPTKTRRKKPKNGSPTASLRPPSPRGLLSPPPPPAADAAVVVAANGVQ